The following coding sequences are from one Leptotrichia sp. oral taxon 215 str. W9775 window:
- a CDS encoding ERF family protein has translation MNIFEKIQAARVELQEMNLKMGGYNKFADFKYFELKDFLPEINKIFNKLKLFSKFDLLENEGILTIINAEKIDEQVTFTTPKAEIVLKGQNGLQMIGSTHTYLKRYCYCNALEIVEDDAINATIDKDKTEINKPIVKKLSSDERRERGLKYIAKMTTKYQKDIDKFLLGVTVLDVEELTNEQVSELANNIKKLEKEGA, from the coding sequence ATGAATATATTTGAAAAAATACAAGCTGCAAGAGTTGAATTGCAGGAAATGAATCTGAAAATGGGAGGGTATAATAAGTTCGCAGATTTCAAGTATTTTGAACTTAAGGATTTTCTACCTGAAATAAATAAGATTTTCAATAAATTAAAATTATTTTCTAAATTTGATTTATTAGAAAATGAGGGCATTTTAACAATAATTAATGCCGAAAAAATAGATGAACAAGTAACATTCACAACTCCAAAAGCCGAAATAGTCCTTAAAGGACAGAATGGACTACAAATGATAGGGTCAACACATACTTATTTAAAAAGATATTGTTACTGTAATGCCCTTGAAATAGTGGAAGATGACGCTATAAATGCCACTATTGATAAAGATAAAACAGAGATTAATAAGCCAATTGTTAAGAAACTAAGTTCAGATGAAAGAAGAGAACGTGGATTAAAATATATAGCGAAAATGACAACAAAATATCAAAAGGACATAGATAAATTCTTATTAGGTGTCACAGTTTTAGATGTTGAGGAGTTGACTAATGAACAAGTCAGCGAATTAGCTAACAATATTAAAAAATTAGAAAAAGAAGGTGCTTAG
- a CDS encoding single-stranded DNA-binding protein has product MNNVILMGRLTRDPELQYSNNGTAFSKFSIAVPRDFKRDETDFINCLAFGKTAETIAEYLSKGKRIAIVGRIQTGSYNNKEGQRVNTFEVVVDKFEFVDSAKSEENNKNVRSNVRSEEDLEDDFPFN; this is encoded by the coding sequence ATGAATAACGTTATATTAATGGGAAGACTAACAAGAGACCCTGAACTGCAATACTCAAATAACGGGACAGCTTTCAGCAAGTTCTCAATAGCTGTTCCAAGAGATTTTAAAAGAGATGAAACAGATTTTATCAATTGTTTGGCATTTGGAAAAACAGCTGAGACAATAGCGGAGTACTTGAGTAAAGGAAAAAGAATAGCGATTGTAGGTAGAATACAAACTGGAAGTTACAATAACAAAGAGGGGCAAAGAGTGAACACCTTTGAAGTAGTTGTAGACAAGTTCGAGTTTGTAGACAGTGCTAAGAGCGAAGAAAATAACAAAAATGTAAGAAGTAATGTCAGAAGCGAGGAAGATTTGGAGGATGATTTTCCTTTTAATTAA